The bacterium (Candidatus Blackallbacteria) CG13_big_fil_rev_8_21_14_2_50_49_14 region CGGGCGCGCTCGCAGGAACCCGACCGAATCTATGCACTGCTGCTCAAACCTGGGGCGGATTGAGTTCTGCCTGCCGAAAAAACGCAGCCCAGACTTGGTCCAAGGCCTGTCCATTGGCAGGGGCCTTGATCTGATCCAGCCAATAGTCATTCACGCTCTGCTCTCTTTGCGCAGAACCCGCTTTCAAGGCAAGCTCCACCAAAGGCCTCAACCCCTCAGGCTCCTCGGCACGTACGCGTCCATCTTCCAACATGCGCTCCAAGGCCCCCTTTAAGATACGGGGATGCTTGGCTTCTAAATTCTCGAGACGGTTTTCAGCTTGAAAATGATCTGCCATTTTAGTCTCCCTGCTGGGCCCGAAAAGTTTGTAGCACAAGGGCCTGTAAGGGATGATAAGCGCCTTGCAGGGCCTGCCAGCGCTCGCTCAGGCCCGCTGGTGTAGTCGAAATCAAACTGCTTTCTAACTGCGCTTTGAGATCAGCCCAGGCAGGCAATCCCTCTTTCGAACTGACTGCTCTAGCTTCAGGCACGGGCAAAACCGGCAGCAAATCAAAATTGATGCTGACAGCCTGTATTTCTACAGGTGATAAGCTCACAGGTTTGTTCACAAGCTTCATCAAAAGGCTTTTGGCAGAGTCGAGATCCGCATGGGGCGTACAAACTTTTTCGGCGTGCAAAAGAACCTGCCAGGCGCGGGAATACTCCCTTAAAAGTGCAAAAATCCAAGCCAAGCAAAGATAGCCCTCAAGCCGTTTGAAATCCAACTCCATCAAGCGGTAAGCCAGTGCTACAATGCCCTGCAAATAGCGCAGATCCTTAAATTCGTTCTGACGGGCAGCCTGCGTCAAAACCCCCAGCGCCCGTAAGCACTGGGCAATTTTATCGTCTCGCGTGGGCAGAGCAGCGGGCGGGCGTGGGTTCACAGATAGCGATCCAAGGAATTCAAGATCTCGGCGCACTTTTGCGCACTGCTGCCATAGGTTGAAGCAAAGAAGCGCTCTTTGAGCATATTCTTTTTGCGGAAAAACCGTTCCCAAGGGGCCTCGTCTTCCAGCAGGGCATGAAACTCATCCAGTCTCGATTCAGGTTTTAAAGTCGGCAAATAGGAGCGCAGGGTAATATCTGAAGAGCCAAAGCCCACATACTCGTGTTCGGGGGCAAAGGGCACACTCAAGAGAATCAAACGCTTATCACAGTAAAGCGGAGGAAAGGGGGTATTGCCGTAATCTGCAAAAACCGTATCGGCCAGCAAGAGCAAGGGCAAAGTATCCATCGGACGTTTCAAGACCGAGGTAAAGGGCAATTGATCCAGCAATTGAATCCGCTCGTATTCTTCAAGCAAGGTATAATCATGGGGTTTGACCAAAACATTGTAGCGATCGGTCAGGGCAGCCATGCGTTCTGCATAGATATCAATCGAGGAAAGTCCTTCAAAATAGGGCAGCCAAAGAATCGTGGGTTTGTGGGGGTCACAGCCAAAGTGTTCGTTTAAAGCCTCATAATCCGGGTTCCATTCCTGAAAGAAGGGGTCATACTGGGGCCAGCCCACTTGAAAAATCCAGGAGCGCTCACAAAATTTTAATTTTTTCTCCTGGTAGCGTCCAAAACAGAGAATCATATCGTAGAGTTTATTCCAATTGTTCAAATGCAAGCGATCGCAGCCCAGTTCAGACGAAAATTTGATCTGACGGCTGCCCAATTGATTCATCAGTTGGTAGTCATGCAGAAAAATATGATCTGAGATCAAGTAGCGGTAGAGGGTTTTCGATTGCAACAATTCAGAAATATACGAAAAACGGTATTCTTCAGCCGCCATAATATCCAGCAGAGATTCTGAGGCTTCGTCAGGCAAGACAATATCAAAACTGTCACGATCCAATAAATTCAAGACATTGCGGTAGTTAAAATACATTTCGGGGATATGAAATAAAAACCCCATTTTCGGCACCTGTAAATAACTCATGCCTGGCCTTCAGCCCCTGAAGCCCAGGGCAAAAGCCCCAGATCGAGGTTGCCTCCTGAGAGAATCACAGCGGCACTTTTTCCCTTCAGACTAAGTTGCCCAGAGAGTAAAACCGCAAGGGGGACTGCCGCAGAGGGTTCAATCACCAATTTCAAACGCTCCCAAATCAAGCGCATGGCGGCAATAATTTCAGATTCTCCCACGCAATAAATCGCCTGAACATATTCCAAAATCAAGGGAAAAGTCAAACTGCCCAAAGAGGTCAAAAGCCCATCACAGATCGTTTTGGGAGCTACAGAAGGCAGGAGTTGTTTGGCCTGAAAAGAGCGAAAGGCATCATCTGCGCCCTGGGGTTCACAGCCTATCACCTGGGTTTGGGGGGAAAGAAAGTGAGCGGCAAGGGCACTGCCACTGAGCAGACCACCGCCCCCCACAGGAGCGAGTAAATAATCCAGCTTCGGGGCCTGTTCCAGCAATTCCAGAGTGGCTGTGGCCTGACCGGCAATCACGCGGATATCGTTATAGGGATGCACAAAATGGGCGCCGGTTTCGGATTGCACCTTGGCCAAGCTGCGCTCACGGGCTTCAAGTGTCGCTTCGCATTCCACAATCTCTGCGCCATAGCCTTTGACCGCGTTCTTTTTGACCTGGGGAGCATTTTCGGGCATCACAATCCAGGCCGGAATTCCCCGTTCACGGGCAGCACGGGCCAAGGCCTGGGCATGGTTTCCAGAGGAATGGGTAGTGACCCCCTTTTTCAGAGTTTCAGGTGAACAGAGCGCCAAGGCTGCACTGGCACCACGAAACTTAAATGCGCCTACTTTTTGAAGATTTTCACACTTAAAAAAAACAGGGCCCCCACAGAGCGCACTGATTTGCTCAGAATGTACGACGGGTGTCTGATGCACCTGTTCTGAGATCAGCGCATGTACCTGTCTGAGCATGAAAAGATCGGGTTTCTGATAATTGTCTGCCATTGATATCCACAAGGGTTTAATCGTACACTGAACTGGAGCGCATTGTACCACTATTCCAGGACTTGCTGGGGCCGCCATGAAAGACTACCTGAAACATCTTTTCGATTTCCGAAACCTGTTTCAACCGCAGAAATTTAAATATATCAATATGCTGCTGTTTACTTCGATCGCCTTCAACGGCTATCTTCAGTATTTTTTTCGGCACGTAGAAGCAGAAAGAAGCCTGTATCCCGGCATTGGGTTCACGCTGATTCTGATTTTGTATCTGTTTATGGTCTGGCATCGGGAAAAACCATGAACTATCCCCAGTTGACATTTACAGCCCAGGATCTTTCCCTGCCAGATCTCCTCCAGGCCTTGGAGCAAGCCGGTTGTGTCCGCATCAATGGCCTTTTTCCCCAAGCAGTCATGACAAATCTCGCCCAATGGAGTGAAAGTGCCTTTGCCCAATTCGATTATCAACGTTTAACAGATACCCTGGACCCCCTCTTAAAAGACTATTTCGCATTGGTGCCCCATATGATCAACCATTTACCAGGGGCCTGTCTGCATTTGTTTAAGGGGGATTCTGATTTTTTGTACAAACTGTTTTTGGCATCCC contains the following coding sequences:
- a CDS encoding serine dehydratase — translated: MADNYQKPDLFMLRQVHALISEQVHQTPVVHSEQISALCGGPVFFKCENLQKVGAFKFRGASAALALCSPETLKKGVTTHSSGNHAQALARAARERGIPAWIVMPENAPQVKKNAVKGYGAEIVECEATLEARERSLAKVQSETGAHFVHPYNDIRVIAGQATATLELLEQAPKLDYLLAPVGGGGLLSGSALAAHFLSPQTQVIGCEPQGADDAFRSFQAKQLLPSVAPKTICDGLLTSLGSLTFPLILEYVQAIYCVGESEIIAAMRLIWERLKLVIEPSAAVPLAVLLSGQLSLKGKSAAVILSGGNLDLGLLPWASGAEGQA